The sequence CGCAGCGACGGGGTCTTCCGGTAGTCGCTCCGAATTCGACTCCGGCTTTTCTCAATTCGTCAGCCTGAGTTCCATCTAATTCGGTCGGAAACGGTCCCAATCCAACGCGAGTGGTATATGCTTTAACGATGCCGATTACAGAATCGATTTTGGTAGGAGGAATTCCCGTGCCCGTTGCCGCTCCGCCGGATGTCGGATTGGATGAAGTTACATAAGGATAGGTGCCGAAATCGACGTCGAGCAGCGTTCCCTGAGCTCCTTCGAGTAATACTGATTTGCCTTCGTTAATCGCATTGTTTAAGAGCGCGGACGTGTCTGTTATATATTGGTCGATTATCCGGTCGAACTCGGTATATTCTTTAATGATTTCGTCGACGTCGAGTTCTTCGCGGTTATATATTTTCCGAATAATAGTGTTTTTTTCTGCGAGGTTCAATTTTATTTTTTCTTCGAGCGCTTTCTTGTCGAGCAAGTCGACTATTTTGATGCCTTTGCGCGCATATTTATCGATATAACATGGACCGATACCTCTGCCGGTGGTACCGATTTTTGAGGAGCCGCTCTCGCTGAGGGAATCGAGAAGCTTGTGGTATGGCATAATCAGATGAGCGTTGTGACTGATAAACAATCTGCCTTTAATATTGATTCCCATATTTTCGAGCAAATTTATCTCTTCGAGCAAAGCTTTAGGGTCGATAACCACGCCGTTTCCAATCACGCAAATAATATTTTCCCTCAATATGCCGGAGGGAATCAAATGGAGGATATACTGTTTCTCGCCAACCTGAACAGTATGTCCCGCATTTGCGCCGCCCTGATAGCGGGCTACAATGTCGAACTGCTCGGAGAGTATATCGACTATTTTACCTTTGCCTTCGTCACCCCATTGGCTACCAACTATTACGGTAACGCTCATCCCAATCTCCGTTAATTATAAAAAGGTGGGTAAACCACAAAATATTTTCTTTCCCCTACCCCGGGGAGTAAAAAATAAAGACTGTATAAGAAAATTATTATTCGGAAAAACTTTTTACGGCTTCTTCTACCGATGGATAATGCTCGAATATTGTAATCAATTTGGTGATTACCAGCAGACTTTCGATTTTATCTGTAGCGTTGGCAAGTTTAAAATTGCCGCCGCCGTTTTTCATCGTAGTGTATCCGCTGATTAGCATACCGAGTCCGGAACTGTTCATAAATTTACAACCCGAAAGGTCGACAACTACATTTTTCTTGCCTTCCTCAAGGAGTTTGTGCAACAAGTCGCTGAATTCCTGGGCTTCAGGACCGCCCATAACGTTGCCTTTTAACTCGATTACTACAGCGCCGTATTTTTCATATGTTTTGATTTTCATGGGTTCTCCTTAAATTTTTCGCTGCCTTTGTTCTTCGGCTTGCAGTTTATTCACTATTAATAATTATATTAGTAACTAAATTATTGAATACTATTGTAAAAATAAAGAAATATTTCCTCAAGAGGAACATTAATTTTTTTTGAACGTCTAAAACTATGACTTTGCTTAATAATAATGAAGAAAAGAATGACAATCTGCGCGATGAAGACTTTGAGCTAATAGAAAAGTTTATTGAAGGCGACGAATCGGTGTTCAGAATTCTTGTTCTTAAGCATAAAGACAAAGTTAGAAATTTAGTGTTCCTTACTCTGGGCGACAATGACTTTGTTGACGATATTTCCCAGGACGTTTTTATAAGCGTTTATAATAAATTAAAAGATTTCCGGTTCGAATCGAAATTTACAACCTGGATATATAGAATAACCGTCAACAAATGTCGCGACTATCTGAGGAAGAAAAAAGTGCGCAGTATTTTTTCGCCCCTTGGAGATACCGACCGTCAGTACGGCGTTAAATCTTTTTCCGAAAATATCGATTTACAGAAGATCGTCAGAAAAGCGATCGAACGCTTGCCCGAAAACTTGAAGGTTCCGCTTATTCTGAGAGATATCGACGGATTCACTTATAAGGAAATTGCCGAACAACTTAATACGGAAGTCGGTACAATTAAATCGAGAATATTCAGAGCGCGCGAAGCGCTGAAAGTTATTCTCGAACCATATTATAAAGAAATGAACGGATGATGAACGAACGTCTGATAGAAAATATTAAAAAATTCCTGCCCGTTTTGCCTATAATTTTACTTACAATTGTTCTTATGCTGGTCTTCAAATTCAACAAGGAAAATATAGACGTGTTTATCGAAGAAAGACAAAACGATATAATTTCTTTTTATGCTGGAAGTCTCAAGCCGCTCTTCTACAAAACCCAGATCAGCAACGAGGACATTTTCAACTTCGCTCTCTATAAATACCTCCCGATTGATAAAGTTAATAACGAAGTCGTCTTAATATCCGACGATACCGCCAAGCGCGATGTAGTATATGAAATTAAAACTTTACCGGCCGAAGCTGATCAAAACCATTATAAGCAGTTTGTCGACTATCTGCAGTTAAATGCTGCTCAGCGACGTCAGGTCGATTCGTTGCTCGAATTTTATAAAAAACAAATTTACTATTCGATTCTTACGGGCGACAATCAGACCCTGGCATTTAATTCGAGATTGGCTGACTTACAGAAAACGCTGCTGGCTGATCTGATCAATTTTGCCAGGAGAATCAATAAGAGCAAAATCGATATATTGCTTGCAAAGAACAGGAACATACCGCATGAGTGGGAATTCATCGACTTTGTGAAAACTACGCGAAAAGTAAGAGACGACAGATTTCTGTTTATAACTCCCGATACGGTCTTTTTCGCTAAAGGAAATATCGATACTCAGGCTTTGGACAATCAGTTTATGCATACAGGAACTAAAGGGATACCCGCCGCAGGTAATATCAAATTCGAATTATTGAAAGATCATTCCGTATTCAATATCAAATTCGACTCCAGTAATTTTAAGGTAAGCATACCGTATTCGGACGATTACTACGAGGGAACAAAAGAATTCAGAGTCAAACTGGATAACCTTAATAAAGAATTGCAACGAATTCAAATTGATCTTCCAAAATTACTCGAAGCGGAAATTTCAGTAGAGAAAAAATTTAAGTACGACCAACATAATATCGACCCTTCGGAAATTATTAAAGCGACATTAAAAGCCGTTGGAGAAAAAGGCGAAGTCGACTGGGAAGAATTCGGAAGAAAAATCGACTCGATGGCGCGCAGTTATGCCGATTCGGTTTCCAAACAGAAAAAAGTGAATCCATGAATCTTAAGAACGTAATTAAATTTACAAGAAGCCGTAGTCTCGAAAATGCCGCAGTTGTGTCGGTTCTTCTTTTAATTTATAATTTTATATTTCCGATCCATTCCAATCCTATTGTCTCTTTGGTTAACGAAGTCCTGGTATTCCTCACGATTTTCTTTATCTATAATTACATTTCTCCGTATACCGAATTAAGAAAAGACGCTCCGCTCTCTCTGGTTTTGAACGCGGGAATACTGGGCGCTTTGGTCTTTTTCGTAATTTCATTGGCGAATTCGGCTATCGGCGACGGCAACTCGATTAAATCCGATACCGGCGCCGTTAACACTCTTTTTACGACCGTTCTGAATTACATTTTTATAATCGTCCTTGCATATATCTTTTCGACTTTCCGAACGCTCTATTACTTGCGACAGAAGAAAGATCAATCTCTCTATTTCAACACGATGTTATTCTTTTTCGTGATGACTTTCTTCTCGGAGTTTGCAAACTTCAGTTCGTCGTTGGACTTTATACACGACGCATTCTTTATAGTTACAATCGTATTAATTTCTTTGAACTCTCTTAAAGTATCCTGGATTGCCTTCCTTACAAAAAAACAGAAACTTTATTTGCTCCTGATCTCAATCATACTTTCGATTTTGTTCGGCTTTAATTTCGGGCTTTTGAATGAAAGCAATGTAATAAAAATGATTTTATTCAAACTGTCGGTAGGGCTTTATACCGTTTTCAGTCTGGTTATGATATACGGCATGATTTATTTCGGAGTTATATTTTTCACTACGTTGTTTCATCTTCCGACAGCCGAGGCATTCGACCGCCGTTCCGAAGAAATCTCTTCGTTGATGGATCTAACTAAACTGATAACTCAGGTTTTTGATTTCAAGGAACTCGCCGACTCCATCATTAATTTTACTACGAAGATTTGCAATTCCAACGCCGCCTGGTTGGTTACGATAAGCGAAGACGGAATAGAGGTAACTGCCGTCAATAACATCGGTTATGTGGAAGCTAGGCTGGCCGCCGAATTGTTCCTTAAGGATTCGGTTAAAGGAGTTTATTCGATTACCACTGCGGATGAAATAGACGAGCGATTCAACTTCCGTACGGTGGCGGTTGCGCCGTTAAACGTTCACAATAAATTGAGCGGTTATTTATTTACAGCGAGATTAAGCGAAGTTGACTTTGACAAAGACGAAAAA comes from Melioribacter roseus P3M-2 and encodes:
- a CDS encoding adenylosuccinate synthase — encoded protein: MSVTVIVGSQWGDEGKGKIVDILSEQFDIVARYQGGANAGHTVQVGEKQYILHLIPSGILRENIICVIGNGVVIDPKALLEEINLLENMGINIKGRLFISHNAHLIMPYHKLLDSLSESGSSKIGTTGRGIGPCYIDKYARKGIKIVDLLDKKALEEKIKLNLAEKNTIIRKIYNREELDVDEIIKEYTEFDRIIDQYITDTSALLNNAINEGKSVLLEGAQGTLLDVDFGTYPYVTSSNPTSGGAATGTGIPPTKIDSVIGIVKAYTTRVGLGPFPTELDGTQADELRKAGVEFGATTGRPRRCGWYDAFLVNYSRMINGIERAAITKLDVLSYLDEIKVCVGYEINGKKLKSYPTDVNRLESVTPVYETLKGWKKDISKVRYYDDLPSEAKEYLTFISQQSGFEIKMISVGPARSQTIEL
- a CDS encoding STAS domain-containing protein, translated to MKIKTYEKYGAVVIELKGNVMGGPEAQEFSDLLHKLLEEGKKNVVVDLSGCKFMNSSGLGMLISGYTTMKNGGGNFKLANATDKIESLLVITKLITIFEHYPSVEEAVKSFSE
- a CDS encoding PP2C family protein-serine/threonine phosphatase; translation: MNLKNVIKFTRSRSLENAAVVSVLLLIYNFIFPIHSNPIVSLVNEVLVFLTIFFIYNYISPYTELRKDAPLSLVLNAGILGALVFFVISLANSAIGDGNSIKSDTGAVNTLFTTVLNYIFIIVLAYIFSTFRTLYYLRQKKDQSLYFNTMLFFFVMTFFSEFANFSSSLDFIHDAFFIVTIVLISLNSLKVSWIAFLTKKQKLYLLLISIILSILFGFNFGLLNESNVIKMILFKLSVGLYTVFSLVMIYGMIYFGVIFFTTLFHLPTAEAFDRRSEEISSLMDLTKLITQVFDFKELADSIINFTTKICNSNAAWLVTISEDGIEVTAVNNIGYVEARLAAELFLKDSVKGVYSITTADEIDERFNFRTVAVAPLNVHNKLSGYLFTARLSEVDFDKDEKNTLQTYADYASVALENAKLIAESIEKERLEKELDVARDVQRKILPVNFPVSDNYELSALFIPAFEVGGDYYDFFELSDNRLGFIVADVSGKGISAAFIMAELKGIFESLAKIVNSPTELLIKANEILKDSLDKKNFVTAVYGILDYKNGIMKIARAGHTPIIYCSAGKISRLLPKGIGLGLDYSAKFENSLEELEINLKDGDVFVIYSDGIPEAKNSMNEDFGYDRFENIISSNCKKNLDGIANEIVKEITLFSKDHTQHDDITLVIIRWSS
- a CDS encoding RNA polymerase sigma factor, with the translated sequence MTLLNNNEEKNDNLRDEDFELIEKFIEGDESVFRILVLKHKDKVRNLVFLTLGDNDFVDDISQDVFISVYNKLKDFRFESKFTTWIYRITVNKCRDYLRKKKVRSIFSPLGDTDRQYGVKSFSENIDLQKIVRKAIERLPENLKVPLILRDIDGFTYKEIAEQLNTEVGTIKSRIFRAREALKVILEPYYKEMNG